The Herpetosiphonaceae bacterium genomic interval CGCAGCCTAGCGTGCCGCCGGGCCGGGGAACGAACGTGCAACGTTCGACGAACGGGACACGCGACACCTGGAACTCGAAACGCAGAGTCGGCTGGTTTCCCAACGGTCCCATTGATTCAGCACGAGGCCGACGGTTATAGATCGCGCCGCGCACATGCGCGGCGTTCTCGTTCTCTCCAGCGGCCTCCGTATCGCCCAACTAGCGGGGCGACGGCTGCATCCCCCGATCGTCTGCCGCACGATAGCGCGGCTCCTCGGTTTTGATTAACGATCGATCGCCCGTTTTGTGGTAGCATGATGTCATGTTTGGGATTGGCTTTACAGAACTGATCATCATCCTGATCGTCGCGCTGATGGTCGTCGGGCCGGAGCGCCTGCCGGAGCTGGGCCGCCAGCTTGGCGGGTTCGTGCGCGATCTGCGGCGGATGTACGGCAACCTGCGCGCCGAGCTTGGTCCCGAATTCGACGAGATCGAGCAGGGGCTACGCGAGCTGCGCGCGCTCGACCCGCGTCAGCAGGTGCGCGATTATGGCCGTGCGCTGCTGGAAGATGTCAGCGCCGACGTGCCCGAAGTGAAGCAGCTTGCCTATGTCTCGCGCGTCGATCTTGAGGCCGCCAGCCGCGAGCTGCTGCGCGACGATCTGCTCGACCGACCGCTGCGCGAGACGCTCAAGACCTCCGACGAGCCGCAGCCTCCAAGCACGCCGCAGAGCGGCAGCGCAGCCACGGGCGAGCGATCCGAGACGACGGCGCAGGCCGATCGGTCGCCGGGCACTGCCGCGAGCAACGGCTCACACGAGATCGAGACGACCGGCCACTACGAGTAGGGTGAGTAGAAACCATGCATAGCGCTCAGACGCCGCTGCCGCTAAACTCCAACGACGAGCCAGGGATGATGTCGTGGCTCGATCACCTGCGCGAGCTGCGCAGCCGCCTGATTAAGGCCTCGCTTGCCGTCGTCGTCGGGCTGATCCTCGGCTTCTTCGTGGTGACATACGACAACTATCTGCTGATCTCGCTGATCGCCGACTACCTGACGCCGGAGGGCGTCACGCTCCAGGCGACCGAGTCGGCTGAGGTCTTTACGAATGCGATCCGCGTGGCCCTGGCGATCGGGGTCGGGCTGGCGATGCCGGTGATCGTTTATCAACTGCTGGCGTTTATCGTGCCCGGCCTGACCTCGCGGGAGCGCCAGATCATCTTTTTGATCCTGCCGTTTATCACAATCTGCTTTGTGGCGGGTCTGGTCTTCGGCTGGTTCGTGACGGTGCCAGCCGCCTTTAACTTTCTGCTGCGCCAGGGCCTGGAGCGCTTCACGATCGAGCCGAAGGTCGGCGATTTTCTATCGCTCTTCACGCGGCTGATGCTGCTCAACGGCGTGCTCTTCGAGATGCCGGTGATCGTCTACTCGCTGATCTGGCTGGGCGCGGTGCAGCGCGAGACGCTGACCAGGTATCGCCGCTACGCCGTGCTGGTGATCGTGATTATCTCGGCGATCGTCACGCCCACCAGCGACCCGGTGAACCTGGCGCTGGTCGCGATCCCCATGTATCTGCTGTACGAGCTTGGCCTGCTGCTGGCGCTGGTCGCGCCCCGGCGTAAAACCGTGGTCGCGGGGCGCTGAGCGCGACGGAATCCTCTGAGGCGTCCTTCCGAGATCTGAGAATCGATCGCCGTCGAGACGGATCGATCATGTTTGCGCAATGATTGCGTATACACATTGGAGGCGTATCGCATGCGTCCCAGAGCGCCGGTTGCGCTCACTGCAAGCATGTGATCGGAGTGTGTATGAGCCGAGTCAAACTCCTGATCGTGGCCCCATGGCTCCTGCTGCTTGCCGTCTCTGCTCTAGATGCATCGAGCCAGGTCCAGGCCGTATCGAGCCGGAATGTGGCGATAAGCGCGGTCGATATTGTCGACTTTGCCTATCAGCCCGACAGCGGCGTCTCGTCAGTCGGCGCC includes:
- the tatB gene encoding Sec-independent protein translocase protein TatB, whose product is MFGIGFTELIIILIVALMVVGPERLPELGRQLGGFVRDLRRMYGNLRAELGPEFDEIEQGLRELRALDPRQQVRDYGRALLEDVSADVPEVKQLAYVSRVDLEAASRELLRDDLLDRPLRETLKTSDEPQPPSTPQSGSAATGERSETTAQADRSPGTAASNGSHEIETTGHYE
- the tatC gene encoding twin-arginine translocase subunit TatC, whose product is MHSAQTPLPLNSNDEPGMMSWLDHLRELRSRLIKASLAVVVGLILGFFVVTYDNYLLISLIADYLTPEGVTLQATESAEVFTNAIRVALAIGVGLAMPVIVYQLLAFIVPGLTSRERQIIFLILPFITICFVAGLVFGWFVTVPAAFNFLLRQGLERFTIEPKVGDFLSLFTRLMLLNGVLFEMPVIVYSLIWLGAVQRETLTRYRRYAVLVIVIISAIVTPTSDPVNLALVAIPMYLLYELGLLLALVAPRRKTVVAGR